Proteins encoded together in one Sulfitobacter pontiacus window:
- a CDS encoding Na+/H+ antiporter subunit C, with the protein MELLVASAIGVLTAAGIYLILRLRTFPVIIGTSLISYAVNVFLFASGRLALNAPPILRDGVEVYTDPLPQALVLTAIVISFGMTAVVVMIAVGSYLSAGDDLVNEPDTLAGADTAEPSPRGGGPA; encoded by the coding sequence ATGGAGCTTTTAGTCGCGTCCGCCATTGGCGTTCTCACCGCTGCCGGGATCTATCTTATCCTGCGCCTGCGTACCTTTCCCGTGATCATCGGCACCTCGCTGATCAGCTATGCGGTCAATGTGTTCCTGTTCGCCTCCGGGCGGCTGGCGTTGAACGCCCCACCGATCCTGCGCGACGGGGTCGAGGTCTATACCGATCCGCTGCCCCAAGCGCTGGTGCTGACGGCGATCGTGATCTCCTTTGGGATGACAGCCGTGGTCGTGATGATCGCGGTCGGGTCCTACCTCAGTGCGGGCGATGATCTGGTCAACGAACCCGACACGCTGGCCGGAGCCGATACCGCAGAACCCTCTCCACGCGGAGGAGGCCCGGCATGA
- a CDS encoding monovalent cation/H+ antiporter subunit D: MTHWLILPIVLPAMLAAFMVLAARYHLLIQRVLSVTGTLGLLALALGLFWQASDGTVSLYQLGNWAAPFGIVLVADRLSTLMVLLTCVLAVPVLLYAIGSGWDNRGRHFHPLFQFQLMGILGAFLTGDAFNLFVFFEVLLIASYGLMIHAGGQRRLRAGTQYVLYNLLGSTLFLFALGTIYAETGTLNMADLAMRVATLDAGDGAGIRVAAVLLLLVFAVKAAILPLHFWLPASYSEAPAPVAALFAIMTKVGAYCIIRFYTLVFPPDLEITQGLFDVWLMPAALLTVALGMAGVLGAKRADRMVAFSVIGSMGMLLAAVSVFTPAGISAALYYAIHSTFAAAALFLLIDVIRSRRGAAEVSFVDAPPLAGGALVAGMFFVAAIAMTGLPPLSGFLGKLLILDAARSADLMWWVWGVILVGSLIAVVGFSRAGSQIFWKAHQSAPEPAEGDEAPVVAEGQGVLPMVAIGGLLALLVALTVAAGPMTRVLNATAAQLFNPERYLAVVLTTPGKEITDHHAKDDHGAAEGSVDATEDHGAEDAAAPEKDH; the protein is encoded by the coding sequence ATGACCCATTGGCTTATTCTTCCGATTGTTCTGCCAGCCATGCTGGCGGCGTTCATGGTGCTGGCCGCGCGCTATCACCTGCTGATCCAACGGGTGCTGTCCGTTACGGGCACGCTGGGACTGCTGGCACTGGCGCTTGGGCTGTTCTGGCAAGCCTCTGACGGGACGGTCAGCCTGTACCAGCTTGGCAACTGGGCGGCACCTTTCGGTATCGTGCTGGTCGCGGATCGTCTGTCGACGCTCATGGTCCTGCTGACCTGTGTGCTGGCCGTGCCGGTGCTGCTTTATGCGATCGGGTCGGGCTGGGATAACCGCGGGCGGCATTTCCATCCGCTGTTCCAATTCCAGCTTATGGGCATTCTCGGGGCCTTCCTGACGGGCGACGCCTTCAACCTGTTCGTTTTCTTCGAAGTGTTGCTGATCGCCTCTTACGGGTTGATGATCCACGCGGGCGGGCAACGGCGTCTGCGCGCGGGGACGCAATATGTGCTGTATAACCTGCTGGGCTCGACCCTGTTCCTCTTTGCCCTTGGTACGATCTATGCCGAGACAGGCACGCTGAACATGGCCGATCTGGCGATGCGCGTGGCGACGCTGGATGCGGGTGATGGTGCGGGTATCCGCGTTGCTGCCGTGCTGTTGCTGCTGGTCTTTGCGGTCAAGGCCGCGATCCTGCCGCTGCATTTCTGGCTGCCCGCCAGCTATAGCGAGGCACCGGCCCCCGTGGCGGCGCTGTTCGCGATCATGACCAAGGTCGGAGCCTATTGTATCATCCGTTTCTACACGCTGGTTTTCCCCCCCGATCTTGAGATCACGCAGGGGCTGTTTGATGTCTGGCTGATGCCTGCCGCGCTGCTGACCGTCGCCCTTGGTATGGCGGGCGTGTTGGGGGCCAAAAGAGCCGACCGCATGGTCGCGTTCTCGGTGATCGGGTCGATGGGCATGCTGCTGGCCGCTGTGTCGGTCTTTACCCCTGCCGGTATTTCCGCCGCCCTTTACTATGCGATCCATTCCACTTTTGCCGCCGCAGCGCTGTTCTTGCTGATCGACGTGATCCGCAGCCGTCGCGGCGCGGCCGAGGTGTCCTTTGTAGATGCGCCGCCGCTGGCAGGTGGGGCGCTTGTCGCGGGTATGTTCTTTGTCGCGGCGATTGCGATGACCGGTCTGCCGCCGCTCTCGGGCTTTCTGGGCAAACTGCTGATCCTTGACGCGGCACGCAGCGCTGACCTGATGTGGTGGGTCTGGGGTGTAATCCTTGTCGGGTCGCTGATCGCGGTTGTTGGTTTCTCCCGCGCGGGGAGCCAGATTTTCTGGAAAGCGCACCAGTCCGCCCCAGAACCTGCCGAGGGTGATGAGGCGCCGGTTGTTGCCGAGGGGCAGGGCGTCTTGCCGATGGTGGCCATTGGCGGGTTGCTCGCCCTGCTTGTCGCGCTGACCGTTGCGGCGGGGCCCATGACCCGCGTGCTGAATGCGACCGCTGCCCAGCTGTTTAACCCCGAACGCTATCTTGCGGTGGTCCTGACCACGCCGGGTAAAGAGATCACGGACCATCACGCAAAGGATGACCACGGCGCTGCCGAAGGATCAGTCGATGCGACAGAGGACCACGGCGCAGAGGATGCCGCCGCACCAGAAAAGGATCACTGA
- a CDS encoding Na+/H+ antiporter subunit E, whose translation MLSRLLPHPMLTAILAIAWCLLVNEIKLGTIVFGVILGLLIPIATAAYWPDRPPVAKPVKLLGYLIMVMWDILVANVVVAMIVLFKSNKNMRPAWVVIPLELRTPEAITLLAGTITLTPGTVSADVSEDGKALLVHALDAENPDAVRDDIKQRYERRLKEIFE comes from the coding sequence ATGTTGTCCCGACTGCTTCCGCACCCGATGCTGACGGCGATCCTCGCGATTGCCTGGTGTCTGCTGGTCAATGAAATCAAGCTTGGCACAATTGTCTTTGGTGTCATTCTGGGGCTGCTGATCCCGATTGCCACCGCGGCCTATTGGCCTGACCGCCCGCCGGTCGCAAAACCGGTCAAGCTTCTGGGCTATCTGATCATGGTCATGTGGGATATTCTGGTCGCCAACGTCGTGGTCGCGATGATCGTCCTGTTCAAGTCCAACAAGAACATGCGCCCCGCCTGGGTCGTCATCCCGCTAGAACTGCGCACCCCCGAGGCGATCACCCTGCTGGCGGGGACAATCACCCTCACGCCCGGTACGGTGTCGGCGGATGTGTCCGAAGACGGGAAAGCTTTGCTGGTCCATGCGCTGGATGCAGAAAACCCTGACGCGGTGCGTGACGATATCAAACAGCGCTACGAGCGTCGCCTGAAGGAGATTTTCGAATGA
- a CDS encoding K+/H+ antiporter subunit F has translation MILIALNIAFVAVAVSQLLAMLRLLKGPNTGDRILSLDTMVVNAIALIILLGMRLGTDIYFESAMIFAMLGFVSTVAIARFVLRGDIIE, from the coding sequence ATGATTCTGATTGCATTGAATATCGCCTTTGTCGCTGTCGCGGTCTCGCAGCTTCTGGCGATGCTGCGGTTGTTGAAAGGCCCCAATACCGGCGACCGTATCCTGTCGCTGGATACGATGGTGGTGAATGCGATTGCCCTGATCATCCTGCTGGGGATGCGTTTGGGCACCGACATCTATTTTGAAAGTGCGATGATCTTTGCCATGCTTGGCTTTGTGTCGACCGTGGCCATCGCGCGCTTTGTACTGCGAGGTGATATCATTGAGTGA
- a CDS encoding Na+/H+ antiporter subunit G encodes MSDLPLIPEIIISALLIVGGFFTLVGSIGLIKLDNCMSRLHAPTKASTLGVGSLLMAAMIYSFVSGTGSLHEILVMAFLFVTAPITGNFIAKVNLHRLHQTKDMPPAPSDHVWGTYSDK; translated from the coding sequence TTGAGTGATCTACCGCTAATCCCCGAAATCATCATCTCGGCCCTGCTGATCGTGGGCGGGTTCTTTACCCTTGTCGGTTCCATCGGTCTGATCAAGCTCGACAACTGCATGTCCCGTCTGCACGCGCCGACCAAAGCATCGACACTGGGCGTGGGGTCGCTGCTGATGGCGGCGATGATCTATTCCTTCGTCTCCGGCACGGGGTCCCTGCACGAGATTCTGGTAATGGCGTTCTTGTTCGTCACAGCCCCCATTACCGGCAATTTCATCGCCAAGGTGAATTTGCATCGGCTGCATCAGACCAAGGATATGCCGCCAGCGCCCAGTGATCACGTCTGGGGCACATACTCCGACAAATAA
- a CDS encoding M20/M25/M40 family metallo-hydrolase, with product MSLPDVLARIDHDLDAATDRLLDLLRIPSISTDPAFKEDCDRAADWLVEDLNSIGIKTSKRPTPGHPMVVGHVDGPADKPHILFYGHYDVQPVDPLNLWHRDPFDPAVEDTAKGRVIRGRGAADDKGQLMTFVEALRAWKAVKGDFPCRMTFFFEGEEESGSPSLVPFMEENAEELRADYAMICDTGMFQSKVPSIVTMLRGLMGEEVTITGPDLDLHSGMYGGVSMNPARVLSKVIASLHDDTGRITVPGFYDGVPELPDDIQAQWQGLAFDHDSFLGDVGLSKPAGEQDRMPIEMIWSRPTCEVNGMWSGYTGAGFKTVLPSQAQAKISFRLVGTQDPHVIRESFRKMVTEMMPEDCEATFHAHGSSQGSVFETTAPAFEDARKALTDEWNVPAAYVGCGGSIPIAGHFQKILDTTPVLIGFGKDDDAIHSPNEKYDLESFHKGIRSWARILDAMT from the coding sequence ATGTCCCTACCCGACGTATTGGCACGGATCGATCATGATCTGGATGCGGCCACCGACCGGCTGCTCGATCTGCTGCGCATCCCCTCCATCTCGACTGATCCTGCGTTCAAGGAAGACTGCGACCGCGCCGCCGACTGGCTGGTCGAGGATCTGAACAGCATCGGCATCAAGACCAGCAAACGCCCCACCCCCGGTCACCCGATGGTGGTGGGCCATGTCGACGGCCCCGCCGACAAGCCGCATATCCTGTTCTACGGTCACTATGACGTCCAGCCTGTCGATCCGCTGAACCTGTGGCACCGCGATCCCTTTGATCCTGCCGTCGAGGACACGGCAAAAGGCCGCGTGATCCGTGGGCGCGGTGCCGCAGATGACAAGGGCCAGCTGATGACCTTTGTCGAGGCGCTGCGCGCGTGGAAAGCGGTCAAGGGCGATTTCCCCTGCCGTATGACCTTCTTCTTCGAGGGCGAGGAAGAATCAGGCTCCCCGTCGCTGGTGCCCTTTATGGAAGAGAATGCCGAAGAGCTACGCGCCGATTACGCGATGATCTGCGACACGGGCATGTTCCAGTCCAAGGTGCCGTCGATCGTGACGATGCTGCGCGGGTTGATGGGCGAAGAGGTCACCATCACCGGCCCCGATCTTGACCTGCACTCTGGCATGTACGGCGGCGTGTCGATGAACCCCGCGCGCGTCCTGTCCAAGGTCATCGCCTCCCTGCACGATGACACGGGCCGCATCACGGTGCCCGGTTTCTATGACGGCGTGCCGGAACTGCCCGACGACATTCAGGCGCAGTGGCAAGGGCTTGCCTTTGATCACGACAGTTTCCTTGGCGATGTGGGCCTGTCGAAACCCGCCGGCGAACAGGACCGCATGCCGATCGAGATGATCTGGTCGCGCCCCACTTGCGAGGTCAACGGCATGTGGAGCGGATACACAGGTGCCGGTTTCAAGACCGTGCTGCCCTCGCAGGCTCAAGCCAAGATCAGCTTCCGTCTGGTGGGCACCCAGGACCCTCACGTCATCCGCGAAAGCTTTCGCAAGATGGTAACCGAAATGATGCCCGAGGACTGCGAAGCGACGTTTCACGCCCACGGGTCGAGCCAAGGATCGGTCTTCGAGACCACCGCCCCCGCATTTGAAGATGCCCGCAAAGCGCTGACCGATGAATGGAATGTTCCCGCTGCCTATGTCGGCTGTGGCGGATCGATTCCCATTGCGGGGCATTTCCAGAAAATTCTGGATACCACACCGGTGCTGATCGGATTCGGCAAAGACGACGACGCCATCCACTCCCCGAACGAGAAATACGACCTCGAAAGCTTCCACAAGGGAATCCGAAGCTGGGCACGTATTCTGGATGCGATGACGTAA
- the hemA gene encoding 5-aminolevulinate synthase codes for MDYTKQLDQAIDRLHEEGRYRTFIDIERRNGQFPHAVWTQPDGQEKNITVWCGNDYLGMGQNPVVLAAMHEALDATGAGSGGTRNISGTTIYHKRLEEELSDLHGKEAALLFTSAYIANDATLSTLPKLFPGLIIYSDELNHASMIEGVRRNGGAKRIFRHNDVDHLRALMAADDPAAPKLIAFESIYSMDGDFGPIEAICDIADEFGALTYIDEVHAVGMYGPRGAGVAERDRLMHRLDIINGTLAKAYGVMGGYIAASAKMCDAIRSYAPGFIFTTSLPPAVAAGAAASVAYLKTAPELREKHQQQAKVLKLRLKGLGLPIIDHGSHIVPVIVGNPVHTKILSDRLLEDHGIYVQPINFPTVPRGTERLRFTPSPVHGPLEIEGLVHAMDALWSHCALNRAEMAG; via the coding sequence ATGGACTATACCAAACAGCTTGATCAGGCGATTGACCGGCTGCACGAGGAAGGTCGCTACCGCACCTTCATCGACATTGAACGCCGCAATGGTCAATTCCCCCACGCTGTCTGGACCCAACCCGACGGGCAAGAGAAGAATATCACCGTCTGGTGCGGGAATGATTACCTTGGGATGGGGCAAAACCCTGTCGTTCTGGCCGCGATGCACGAAGCACTTGATGCGACAGGTGCAGGGTCGGGCGGGACGCGCAATATCTCGGGCACCACGATTTACCACAAACGTCTCGAGGAAGAGCTGTCGGACCTGCACGGCAAGGAAGCCGCCTTGCTGTTCACCAGTGCCTATATCGCCAATGACGCGACGCTCAGCACGCTGCCCAAGTTGTTTCCCGGCCTGATCATCTATTCCGACGAGCTGAACCACGCGTCGATGATCGAAGGGGTCCGCCGCAATGGCGGGGCCAAGCGTATCTTCCGCCATAACGACGTGGACCACCTGCGCGCGCTTATGGCCGCTGATGATCCCGCCGCACCCAAGCTGATCGCCTTTGAATCGATTTACTCGATGGATGGCGATTTCGGCCCGATCGAGGCGATTTGCGATATTGCCGATGAATTCGGCGCGCTGACCTATATCGACGAGGTCCACGCCGTGGGGATGTATGGCCCGCGTGGGGCAGGGGTCGCCGAGCGTGATCGCCTGATGCACCGGCTGGATATCATCAACGGAACGCTGGCCAAGGCCTACGGCGTGATGGGTGGCTATATCGCGGCCTCGGCCAAGATGTGCGACGCCATCCGGTCTTACGCGCCGGGTTTCATCTTTACCACGTCCCTGCCGCCAGCGGTTGCCGCCGGTGCTGCGGCCTCGGTCGCCTACCTCAAGACCGCGCCCGAATTGCGCGAGAAGCACCAGCAGCAAGCCAAAGTGCTGAAACTGCGGCTCAAGGGATTGGGTCTGCCGATTATTGATCACGGCAGCCATATCGTCCCTGTGATTGTCGGAAACCCCGTACACACCAAGATTCTGTCGGATCGCCTGCTGGAGGATCACGGCATCTATGTGCAGCCGATCAACTTCCCCACCGTGCCCCGCGGGACAGAGCGTTTGCGCTTTACCCCGTCGCCCGTACATGGCCCGCTGGAAATCGAAGGGCTGGTCCACGCGATGGACGCTTTGTGGTCCCATTGTGCGCTGAATCGTGCCGAAATGGCGGGGTGA
- a CDS encoding helix-turn-helix domain-containing protein translates to MIGRWSSKSADNEQVEAKGFDAFDLRLGDLMRGERATLGKSLLDVQRELRIKASYIAAIENADPEAFDTPGFIAGYVRSYARYLNMDPDKAFAAFCAESGFAVAHGMSSKASVVKKPTREERMTRNGESDIFARPATPFTPVGDSLLARIEPGALGSLLVLVALIGGIGYGGWSVLKEVQRVQVSPVDETPVVLSDLDPLQGALASAPETTEDPDAPTAMAVPRSDALDRLYRPAALDVPVLVARDAPISSIDPRSIGSFASTSPSPSVGDALRTAENTVVQRDTPDVLPGAVPQVVEGPAPQLRMVAAYPSWVRVRAADGKVIFEGIMNKGDSWDIPATEEPPTLRTGESGALYFAMDGQYFGPVGDRGAVTSNLPLHRQALAELYEPAVLEENSALATMVAELKNAATSPTE, encoded by the coding sequence ATGATTGGGCGGTGGTCTTCCAAGTCGGCAGATAACGAGCAAGTTGAAGCCAAAGGTTTCGACGCGTTCGACTTGCGCCTTGGTGATCTGATGCGCGGTGAACGCGCGACGCTTGGTAAATCGCTGCTGGACGTTCAACGCGAGCTTCGGATCAAGGCATCCTACATTGCCGCCATCGAAAACGCCGACCCGGAAGCCTTTGATACACCTGGATTTATTGCCGGTTACGTGCGGTCTTATGCGCGCTATCTGAACATGGACCCCGACAAGGCGTTCGCGGCCTTCTGCGCTGAATCCGGTTTTGCCGTGGCGCATGGCATGTCCTCTAAAGCGTCCGTCGTCAAAAAGCCCACCCGCGAAGAGCGTATGACCCGCAATGGCGAGAGCGATATTTTTGCCCGCCCTGCGACGCCCTTCACACCCGTCGGTGATTCCCTTCTGGCGCGCATAGAGCCCGGTGCTTTGGGCTCGCTGCTGGTGCTCGTCGCTTTGATTGGCGGGATTGGCTATGGCGGGTGGAGCGTGCTGAAAGAAGTGCAGCGTGTGCAGGTCTCTCCGGTGGATGAAACCCCTGTTGTGCTGTCTGACCTTGATCCGCTTCAAGGCGCACTTGCCTCTGCCCCTGAAACGACAGAAGACCCCGATGCGCCGACCGCGATGGCTGTGCCACGTTCCGACGCGCTGGACCGGCTTTATCGTCCTGCCGCGCTGGATGTGCCTGTTCTGGTCGCGCGGGATGCGCCGATTTCCTCGATTGATCCGCGCAGTATCGGCAGCTTTGCCTCGACCTCGCCTTCGCCTTCCGTCGGGGATGCGCTGCGCACCGCTGAAAACACCGTGGTCCAACGGGATACGCCCGATGTGTTGCCGGGTGCCGTGCCGCAGGTGGTCGAAGGGCCCGCGCCGCAGCTGCGTATGGTTGCAGCCTATCCGTCCTGGGTGCGTGTACGCGCCGCAGATGGCAAGGTTATCTTTGAAGGCATCATGAACAAGGGCGACAGCTGGGATATCCCCGCGACTGAAGAGCCCCCGACGCTGCGCACCGGCGAATCCGGCGCGCTGTATTTCGCGATGGACGGACAATACTTCGGGCCTGTTGGCGATCGTGGGGCTGTGACGTCGAACCTGCCGCTGCACCGTCAGGCGCTGGCGGAGCTTTACGAGCCGGCCGTACTGGAAGAGAATTCCGCGCTCGCGACAATGGTGGCCGAGCTGAAGAATGCGGCGACTTCACCGACGGAATAA